The genomic region TTCATCCCCTTCTCGTGAGCCTGTTTTGCCTCGTCATCGCTCAAGATGCCTAAATAATGCCTACTGGTGGTCTGAATATCGGAATGTCCGAGGAGGACTTGAATGTGTCCTAAACTTATGCCTTTTCTTAGCAAAATTGTGGCGAAACTGTGGCGAATTGTGTGAGCAGTGACGGTTTCTGCCATTCCAGCCTGCCTGCGATATCTTCTGAAACTCCGCTGAGCATCGTTTCTATCCCAAGGCAGATTTCTTCCTTGTTCACCAATCAAAACAAACTTATATTTATAGCCTCGTCTTTTCAGATAATCCCTGATGCATTTGATTGACCAATCGTTAAAGTAAATTTTTCTTTGCTTATTCCCCTTGCCGATAATCATCGCTTCTTTTTTCTCAAAGTCTACGTCCGCAATCTTGAGATGCAAAACTTCTCCGATTCTACAGCCTGTAGAAATTAGGATTGAAAGAAAGGCTCTGAATCTCAAATCTCTGGTACTTTTCTTGCCGATTGAGTTGAAAAACTGCTTTAGTTCTTCTTCGGTTAGATATTCCACTCGTCTTCTGGGAATCTTCGGTCTTTAAAGTGGTCGGGTTTGTCAAGACAGAAAATTATTAAAAATGAGAGGGAAAATTTTAAAAAAATTATTATCGAAAATGGACTTCTTTTGGTGTGAGATAGTCGAGTGATTGATGCCGACGTCTTT from Parcubacteria group bacterium harbors:
- a CDS encoding tyrosine-type recombinase/integrase; protein product: MEYLTEEELKQFFNSIGKKSTRDLRFRAFLSILISTGCRIGEVLHLKIADVDFEKKEAMIIGKGNKQRKIYFNDWSIKCIRDYLKRRGYKYKFVLIGEQGRNLPWDRNDAQRSFRRYRRQAGMAETVTAHTIRHSFATILLRKGISLGHIQVLLGHSDIQTTSRHYLGILSDDEAKQAHEKGMNMDNWL